In Acidimicrobiales bacterium, the DNA window TCAGGCGGTGCTCGACCTCCTCGAGGAGCCCCTCCCGGCGGGACACCGCGAGCATGGTCGCGATCTCCTCACCGGTGTGGGCGACGATCAGCTCGTCGGTCGGCTGCACACCGAGGAGCCGCAGGCCCACGTTGGCCGCGGCGTTGAGGGCGACGATGAGCGGGCGGAAGGCGACCGTGTAGGCCCGCATCGGCAGCGCCAGCCAGAGCGCCGACCGCTCGGGCTCGGCGATGGCGATGTTCTTCGGGACCATCTCTCCGAGGACCATGTGCAGGAACACCACGATGGTGAGCGCGATGACGAAGGCGATGGTGTGCGTCGCGGCGGCCGGCACCCCGAGCGCCTCGATCGGCCCCTCGAGCAGCCGGGCGACCGCCGGCTCGGCCACGAAGCCGAGACCGAGCGACGCCATCGTGATGCCGAGCTGGGCAGCCGAGAGCATGAAGGAGAGGTCCTTGACCGCCGACTCGGCGGCACGGGCACGGGGGTCGCCACCGGCGGCGAGCTGCCCCATGCGCGCGCCGCGCACGGCCACCAGGGCGAACTCGGCGGCCACGAAGAACGCATTGGCGGCCAGGAGCAGGACGGCGACGGTGATGGCCCCCATCAGCGCCTCCCCCGGTCGAGGCCGTCGTCGCCCGGGGGGCGCGCCGGCGAGGGCGCGGCGACGCGCAGCGAGGCGATGCGCCGGCGCTCGAGCTCGAGGACCTCCAGCTCCCAGCCCTCGTGGTCGACCCGCTCACCGGGCACCGGCAGGTGGCCGAGGCGATCGAGCACGAACCCCGCAACCGTCTCGTAGGGGCCGGCGGGCAGCACCAACCCCGTCACTGCCGCGACCTCGTCGAGGTGCAGGGACCCGTCGACGACCGTGGTGCCCGTCGGCAGCGAGCTCGTCAGGCTCGGCTCAGGCGGGTCGTGCTCGTCGGCGATCTCGCCGACGATCTCCTCGAGCAGATCCTCGAGGGTGAGGATCCCGGCCACGCCGCCGTACTCGTCGAGGACGACCGCCAACGGGATGCCCTCGGCGCGCATCTCGGTGAGCAGCGACTCGAGGTCGCGCCCCTCGGGGATGAAGAGTGGCGGCCTGCTGACCGCGGTGACGGGGGTCGTCGCCCGCTGGGCAGCCGGCACCAGGAGGACGTCCTTGGCGTGGGCCACGCCCACGATGTCGTCCCGATCGGCCCCCTCGACCGGGAAGCGGGAGTGCCCGGTCTCGACCGCCTGGCGGCTGAGGTCGGCGACGGTGGCCTCGACCGGCAGGGTCACCATGTCGACCCTCGGCACCAGCGCACCGGCCGCGTTCATCTGGCCGAAGCGGATGGTGCGGGCAAGCAGGTTCGCGGCGTCGGCATCGAGGGTCCCCTCCTCGCCCGACGACCGGATCAGCAGCTCGATCTCCTCGAGGCTGCGCACCGAGCGCAGCTCGTCCCGAGGTTCGATGCCGATGCGGCGGACGGTCGCGTCGGCGGCCCCGTTGAGGAACCGGATCAGCGGCCCGAACACGGCGGTGTAGGCGCGGAGCGGACCTGCCAGCGCCAGGCTGGTCGGAAGCGGATGGGCGATGGCCAGGCCCTTCGGGATCAGCTCGCCCATCACCATCTGGACCACGGTTGCGATCAGCAGCGCGAGGGCAATCGAGGTGGCAGTGCGGTTTCCCTCGGGGAGGGCGCCGAGCATCGGCCGGATGGCCCTGGCGATGGTGGGTTCGGCGACGAAGCCGAGCACGAGGGAGGTGACCGTGATCCCCAGCTGAGCGCCGGAGAGGTTGAACGAGAGGCGGCCCAGGGCGGCGGCTGCCCGCCGCGCCCGACGACCGCCGACGGCGGCGAGGACCTCGACGCGCTCACGGTCGACGGCGACGAGGGCGAACTCGGCGGCCACGAAGAAGGCGTTGGCCAGGATGAGCAGGGCAGCAGCGGCCAGGCCGAGCGCGATGTCGATGGTGGTGCGACCTCCGGGAAAGCCCCGAGACTAGCGCTGCCACGCAGGCGGAGAGACGGGCTACGTCCGGCGTCACCCGAACGGACCATCTCCGGCAGATCCGGAAGAGGCAGCACCTCCAGATGGCGCACCATCGCCGACGGAGGCAGTACGATCCGCCTCCGTCGTGACGGCGGTCACCGCCGACGCACGGCCCGCGGTGTGACCCCAGTCACAGGCGCGGTTCCTATACTCCGACCGGGCGACCGTCCGGTCGGCCCGACGAACCAACACCAGGGGGACCCACGTGGTCACACGACGCGCCGGATCGGCGTCATCACCATTCATCCGACTCCTCGCTCTGCTCGTCTCGCTCGGCCTGCTGGCGGCGGCCTGCGGCGGCGACGACGGCGGCGGCGACGACACCGGCGCCACCGCTGACGGCGACACGCCCACCACCGCGGCGCGCGACGAGGGCGAGCCCCAACAGGGCGGCTCCATCACCGTCGGCCTCGAGGCCGAGACCGCCAACTGGCTGCCGAGCACCGGCAACTGGGCTTCCTCCGGCTACAACGTGGCCTACACGCTCTACGACCCGCTCATGGCCGGCTCCGAGGGCGGCGAGGTCCTGCCGTTCCTGGCCGAGAGCCTCGAGCCCAACGACGACCTGACCGAGTGGCAGCTCACCCTCCGCGGGGGGGTCACCTTCCACGACGGCACGCCGCTCAACGCCGAGGCCATCGCCCACAACCTCGGGATCAACAAGGGCGAGACCTCCGTGCTCTCCGGCGCCCTCGCCAGCGTCGAGACCTTCGAGGTCACGGGTGAGCTCACCGGCACCTACCGGCTGTCCGAGGGCTCCGCCGCCTTCCCCGACCGCCTCACCTCGGCGGCGGGCATGCCCTTCTCGCCCACCGCGTACGACGCCGACACCGACGGCTTCGCCGACAACCCCGTCGGCACCGGCCCCTACCAGTTCGTGTCCTGGAGCCGTGACGACCGCCTGGTCGTGGAGCGCTACGACGGCTACTGGCAGGAGGGCCTGCCCTACCTCGACGAGATCACCTTCCGGCCCATCCCCGATGAGGACACCCGGCTCCAGAGCCTCCTCTCCGGCGACGTCGAGGCCATGACCACGCTGCGCCAGAGCATCGTGCGCCAGGCCCTCGACGCCGAGGAGCAGGGCACCATCGAGACGACGCTGTTCATCGGCAACAACGGTGGTGGCGCCATCTACAACGTCAACAAGCCGCCAGTCGACGACGCCCGGGTCCGCCTGGGCCTGGCCCACGCCCTCGACCAGGAGGGCCTCGTCGACGTGCTGGGCGGCACCGGCATCACCCCGCCGCAGACCCAGTACTTCAGCCCCAACAGCCCGTTCTTCTCGGAGGCGGTCGACGAGGCGTGGCCCAAGCTCGACGAGGACCGCTCCCGCGAGCTGCTCGACGAGTACGTCAACGACCCCGAGCGCTCCGACGGCAAGGCCGTCGGCGCACCCATCTCGGTGGAGTTCAACTGCCCGCCCGACCCCAGCCTCATCGAGCTGGCCCAGGCGTACCAGGCCTTCTGGACCAACGTCGGCGTCGAGGTGTCGCTGAACCAGGTCGAGCAGGCGGTCCACATCCAGAACGCCTTCGCCGAGGACTACATGATCAACTGCTGGCGGATGGGCGGCGAGGCTGACCCGTACAACGTCCTCAACGACGCCTTCGGGAGTACCGAGAACCCGCT includes these proteins:
- a CDS encoding hemolysin family protein, coding for MGAITVAVLLLAANAFFVAAEFALVAVRGARMGQLAAGGDPRARAAESAVKDLSFMLSAAQLGITMASLGLGFVAEPAVARLLEGPIEALGVPAAATHTIAFVIALTIVVFLHMVLGEMVPKNIAIAEPERSALWLALPMRAYTVAFRPLIVALNAAANVGLRLLGVQPTDELIVAHTGEEIATMLAVSRREGLLEEVEHRLMSGALAFAARPVSAVMIPREQVVAVGAAASVERVEEVVLDSGHSRLPVFGRSLDDVLGFVHAKDLLELPEVGRRRPLPPGLLRRMLVVPEDQELQALLRAMRRARLHFALVVSDTGTTAGIVTLEDVLEELVGDIRDEHDEHDHDT
- a CDS encoding hemolysin family protein, whose translation is MDIALGLAAAALLILANAFFVAAEFALVAVDRERVEVLAAVGGRRARRAAAALGRLSFNLSGAQLGITVTSLVLGFVAEPTIARAIRPMLGALPEGNRTATSIALALLIATVVQMVMGELIPKGLAIAHPLPTSLALAGPLRAYTAVFGPLIRFLNGAADATVRRIGIEPRDELRSVRSLEEIELLIRSSGEEGTLDADAANLLARTIRFGQMNAAGALVPRVDMVTLPVEATVADLSRQAVETGHSRFPVEGADRDDIVGVAHAKDVLLVPAAQRATTPVTAVSRPPLFIPEGRDLESLLTEMRAEGIPLAVVLDEYGGVAGILTLEDLLEEIVGEIADEHDPPEPSLTSSLPTGTTVVDGSLHLDEVAAVTGLVLPAGPYETVAGFVLDRLGHLPVPGERVDHEGWELEVLELERRRIASLRVAAPSPARPPGDDGLDRGRR
- a CDS encoding ABC transporter substrate-binding protein, giving the protein MVTRRAGSASSPFIRLLALLVSLGLLAAACGGDDGGGDDTGATADGDTPTTAARDEGEPQQGGSITVGLEAETANWLPSTGNWASSGYNVAYTLYDPLMAGSEGGEVLPFLAESLEPNDDLTEWQLTLRGGVTFHDGTPLNAEAIAHNLGINKGETSVLSGALASVETFEVTGELTGTYRLSEGSAAFPDRLTSAAGMPFSPTAYDADTDGFADNPVGTGPYQFVSWSRDDRLVVERYDGYWQEGLPYLDEITFRPIPDEDTRLQSLLSGDVEAMTTLRQSIVRQALDAEEQGTIETTLFIGNNGGGAIYNVNKPPVDDARVRLGLAHALDQEGLVDVLGGTGITPPQTQYFSPNSPFFSEAVDEAWPKLDEDRSRELLDEYVNDPERSDGKAVGAPISVEFNCPPDPSLIELAQAYQAFWTNVGVEVSLNQVEQAVHIQNAFAEDYMINCWRMGGEADPYNVLNDAFGSTENPLNFTNYTNPVINENLEILRTETDPDTRFEAAEAIMLHFAEAVPNLWTGGTATVIATIPEINNVGGWTLPDGTRGTGTPDAVTRWGAVWIDQ